A window from Triticum aestivum cultivar Chinese Spring chromosome 6D, IWGSC CS RefSeq v2.1, whole genome shotgun sequence encodes these proteins:
- the LOC123141299 gene encoding uncharacterized protein encodes MSKRRRQGEEGQANCHDRSGNKHEKSLYLVLDDWHRGFTIRKLDADSPDVSNPPVVRLVSPARDLPMDFAALGGNIIATSNQYTATVVFDTETDALAMGNPLPDSLLDAANYFFTAGDVLFAFAYYFMRRPHSFQVLTATKDDMNTLCPSTDWSWKSMPAPFAKDEKIESYALHPDGHTMFVSSYINEINRGTFSFDTKTSEWRRHGEWMFPFVLEGFFDADLDAWVGLHPDGYICSCQVPSLSNSSSTLQQPNWKMAKEHRMWNPYHQLARGRGPTLTYMGNSRFFLVDCVAADGLEFQDAFGDSRGCVLNMTTFRLRYDSEGNLRIKDRDTTSCRVSKQLSTFSPVAFWM; translated from the coding sequence ATGTCTAAGCGACGACGCCAGGGCGAGGAGGGTCAGGCCAACTGCCATGACCGCAGCGGCAACAAGCACGAGAAGAGCCTCTATCTGGTTCTAGATGACTGGCACAGGGGCTTCACCATCCGCAAGCTTGACGCCGACAGCCCTGACGTAAGCAACCCCCCTGTCGTCCGGCTAGTGTCACCTGCGCGTGACCTTCCCATGGACTTTGCAGCACTGGGCGGCAACATCATAGCTACTAGCAACCAATATACTGCAACCGTGGTCTTCGACACGGAAACTGACGCTCTGGCCATGGGCAATCCCCTCCCTGATTCACTCCTTGATGCGGCCAACTACTTTTTCACCGCCGGTGACGTGCTGTTTGCGTTTGCCTACTACTTCATGAGGCGGCCTCACTCCTTTCAAGTCCTGACCGCCACCAAGGATGACATGAACACTTTGTGCCCAAGCACTGACTGGTCCTGGAAAAGCATGCCGGCACCCTTCGCTAAGGATGAAAAGATCGAATCCTACGCCCTTCACCCGGACGGACACACCATGTTTGTGTCTTCGTACATCAACGAAATCAACCGTGGCACCTTCTCCTTTGACACCAAGACCAGTGAGTGGAGGCGCCATGGGGAATGGATGTTCCCTTTCGTGCTTGAAGGCTTCTTCGACGCCGACCTAGATGCATGGGTTGGGCTACACCCAGATGGCTACATCTGCTCCTGCCAAGTTCCCTCCCTCAGCAATAGCAGCAGCACATTGCAGCAGCCCAACTGGAAGATGGCCAAGGAGCACAGGATGTGGAACCCATACCATCAGCTGGCTAGAGGGCGAGGGCCTACTCTCACCTACATGGGCAACTCCAGATTTTTCCTTGTTGATTGCGTGGCGGCCGATGGTTTAGAGTTCCAGGATGCTTTTGGTGACTCTCGTGGCTGCGTGCTCAACATGACCACGTTTCGTCTCAGGTACGATAGTGAGGGAAATCTGCGAATCAAAGACAGGGACACTACCTCTTGTCGTGTGTCTAAGCAACTCTCGACGTTCTCCCCCGTGGCGTTCTGGATGTAG